Genomic segment of Acidobacteriota bacterium:
CTCCAGGACCCTGCGCCCCGGAACGCCGTCGCGCTGCGCTCTGCGGTGCAAGCTCCTAGACGCCCGAGAGTTCCTGAATCTCCCCCGTGCTCGTTCCGAACGCCTCGACCGGCACGCCGAGCTTGTCCATCAGCGACACGTGCAGGTTGGACATCGGGGTCGGGTCCGGACACTGCAGGTGCTGTCCGCAGTGCAGCGTCCCCGCCCCACCGCCGGCGAGCAGTATCGGCAGGTTCTCCGAGGAGTGTCGGTTGCCGTCGCTCAGGCCGCCGCCGTACAGCACCGCCACGTGATCGAGCAGCGAGCCGTCGCCGTCCGGCGTGGCGCGCAGCTTGTCCAGGTAGTACGCCAGCAACGACGTGTGGTACGTGTTGATCCGGGTCAGCTTCTCCAGCTTGTCCGGGTCCTGCTGGTGATGCGAGGTCGGGTGGTGCGCTTCCGGCACGCCAATCTGCGGGTAGGTCCGCCCGCTGTACTCGCGGCTGATCATGAAGCTGACGACGCGGGTCAGGTCGGTCTGGTAGGCCAGCACCTGCAGGTCGAACATCAGCTTCGCATGCTCGTCGAAGGCGGCGGGAACGCCCAGCGGCGGCGCAATCTCGGGCAGTTCCTGGTCGACCTGCGCCTCGGCCTTCTGGATGCGGCGCTCGATGTCGCGCACGGCCTCCAGGTATTCGCCGAGCTTCAGGCGATCGCGCGGCCCGAGATCGCGCCGCAACGCGGCCACCTTGTCGGTCACCGCGTCCAGGAGGCTGCGATTCTGCTCGATGCGCGCCAGCCGCGCGGCGGGATCGGTGCCGCCCGTGTCTCCCAGCAGGCGCTCGAACACCGTCCGCGGGTTGGTCTCCATCGGCAACGGCGTCGTCGTGCTCCGCCAGCAGATCGTGTTGGTGTATGCACAGGTGTAGCCCCCACCACACGTACCCACATCGTCGCCCGACTCCAGCGCCAGCTCCAGCGACGCGAGTTGCGTGTGCCGGCCGGCTTCTCTTGCCACCAACTGATCCATCGACACGCCGGCCCCGAGCTGGGAGCCCTGCGTGCGCTTCGGCGGCACGCCGGTCAGGAAGCTCGTGGCCCCGGTCTCGTGGATGTTGTCCGGGCCCTTGTTGCTGAGTCCCGACACGACCAGCAAGCGGTCCCGGAACCGCTCCAGCGGCTGCAGGATCGGGGTGATCTCGAACCCCGTACCTGCCGTGGCGGGAATCCACTGATCCATCACGATGCCGTTCGGCACGTAGACGACGCCGAGCCGTCTGACCGGCTTCGCCGCGGTCCGGCCCAGGGCGGTCAGCGCCGGCACCATGCCGTCGAGGAGCGGCAGCGCCAGCGCGGCGCCGATGCCGCGGAGCACCGTACGGCGAGGGAGAGCCTTCCTGCTGATCATCATGATTCTGATCTCCGCATCTGAAACGGCGTGCTCTCGACGATCCCGAACACCAGGGAGGACCAAGCGTAGTCGTCGTCGGCCGCGTCGCGAATGATCTCGCGGAGGGCCGGCATGTCGTAGTACTCGAGTCCGCGGCCGAGGGCGTAGGTGGCGAGCTTCTCGGTCACCGTCCACACGAACTGCTCGTGACGCTCCAGCAGCATCGCCTTGAGTCCGGCCAGCCCCACGAACCCGGTTCCGTCCGGGAAGACGCCCGAGGCATCGATGGGACCGCCTCCCTCGCCGGTGGCGCGCCACTTGCCAACCGCATCGAAATGCTCCAGGGCAAAGCCCAGCGGGTCCATCGGGGCGTGGCAGTTGGCGCACACCGGGTTCTCGCGGTGCTGTTCCAGCCGCTGTCGCACCGAGGCCGGCCGGCCGCCTTCCCCGCGGTCCGGAAGCGCCGGCACGTCCGGCGGCGGGGGCGGCGGCGGCGCGCCGAGCATGTGCGAGAGCAGCCAGTGGCCGCGGAGCACCGGCGAGGTGCGCGTGGGATAGGAGGTGACGGTGAGGATGCTGCCGTGTCCCAGCAGCCCGCCGCGCACGCCGTCGGGAAACGTCACGCGGCGGAACCGGCTGCCGTAGACGTTCGGGACGCCGTAGTGCTGCGCCAGCCGCTCGTTGATGAACGAGTAGTCGGCCCGCACGAGATCCAGAACGCTGCGATCCTCGCGGATCTGGCTGGCCACGAACAACTCCGTCTCGCGCTCGAACGCCTCGCGCAGGTTGTCGTCCCACTCCGGAAAGAGCTCCGGCGTCGGCACGACGCTCGACAGTGTGCGCAGGGCCAGCCACTGCAGGGCGAAGCCGTCGACGAGAGCCTGCGCGCGCGAATCCGACAGCATCCGCCGCACCTGCCTTCGCAGCACGTCCGGGTCGCGCAGGTCGCCGCGGGCAGCCACGTTCAGCAACTCGTCGTCGGGGATGCTGCTCCAGAGGAAGAACGACAGCCGCGAGGCCAGCTCCAGATCGGTGACCGCGTGTATAGTGCCGGGCCGCGTGTCCACCGGGTCGCGCTCGACGCGGAACAGGAACTCCGGATCCACCAGGATGCTCTCCAGCGCCCGCTGGATTCCGGACTCGAAGCCGCCCGCCTCACGCCCCGCGGCGTAGAACCCCAGCAGCGTGGCCAGGTCGGTCTCGGTCACCGGGCGGCGGAAGGCCCGCCGCGCGACGGCGCCGAGAATCTCCCGCGCGCACGCTTCTTCTTCCCCTGTTCCGGGCGCGGGGCGACA
This window contains:
- a CDS encoding DUF1552 domain-containing protein gives rise to the protein MMISRKALPRRTVLRGIGAALALPLLDGMVPALTALGRTAAKPVRRLGVVYVPNGIVMDQWIPATAGTGFEITPILQPLERFRDRLLVVSGLSNKGPDNIHETGATSFLTGVPPKRTQGSQLGAGVSMDQLVAREAGRHTQLASLELALESGDDVGTCGGGYTCAYTNTICWRSTTTPLPMETNPRTVFERLLGDTGGTDPAARLARIEQNRSLLDAVTDKVAALRRDLGPRDRLKLGEYLEAVRDIERRIQKAEAQVDQELPEIAPPLGVPAAFDEHAKLMFDLQVLAYQTDLTRVVSFMISREYSGRTYPQIGVPEAHHPTSHHQQDPDKLEKLTRINTYHTSLLAYYLDKLRATPDGDGSLLDHVAVLYGGGLSDGNRHSSENLPILLAGGGAGTLHCGQHLQCPDPTPMSNLHVSLMDKLGVPVEAFGTSTGEIQELSGV
- a CDS encoding DUF1592 domain-containing protein, whose translation is MSKTGAGVVGLGATVACLGLFDVHAAGPREAAPAGEQQVASAAHAPAVTPQTQTPAAAGGATGESVRRVLNRYCVGCHNERLRTAGLTLDAMDPAQVGDHPDAWEKVVRRLRTASMPPAGRRRPDAATYETAASALESALDEAATAAPNPGRTTVHRLNRREYENAVRDLLALDIDASALLPADNADLGFDNMADILSVSPALLDRYIFAARRISRLAVGDPDIEPTTATYDVPAMRFQDLRMSEDLPFGSRGGIAIRHNFPLDGEYDVSIRLQRQLYDYVRGLQNRQRLEVRLDGERVAVFDIGGAPGTPPPRTFAGAVLGDRTWEEYTLHADEDLSVRVSAGAGPRVLGVSFVQARSERDGVLQPRATGKVLAIAERWSSTSEAPEAAVDRVSIAGPFEATGPGETPSRERLFVCRPAPGTGEEEACAREILGAVARRAFRRPVTETDLATLLGFYAAGREAGGFESGIQRALESILVDPEFLFRVERDPVDTRPGTIHAVTDLELASRLSFFLWSSIPDDELLNVAARGDLRDPDVLRRQVRRMLSDSRAQALVDGFALQWLALRTLSSVVPTPELFPEWDDNLREAFERETELFVASQIREDRSVLDLVRADYSFINERLAQHYGVPNVYGSRFRRVTFPDGVRGGLLGHGSILTVTSYPTRTSPVLRGHWLLSHMLGAPPPPPPPDVPALPDRGEGGRPASVRQRLEQHRENPVCANCHAPMDPLGFALEHFDAVGKWRATGEGGGPIDASGVFPDGTGFVGLAGLKAMLLERHEQFVWTVTEKLATYALGRGLEYYDMPALREIIRDAADDDYAWSSLVFGIVESTPFQMRRSES